The Oncorhynchus tshawytscha isolate Ot180627B linkage group LG05, Otsh_v2.0, whole genome shotgun sequence genome includes a window with the following:
- the cpt2 gene encoding carnitine O-palmitoyltransferase 2, mitochondrial: MANLLTMQFCATLRKPGNLKPLRSTSTALTNKRSYSSEDREYLHKSIVPTMHYQKSLPRLPVPKLEDTIKRYLAAQRPLLDDDQFSTTEKLARDFENGVGKQMHEELVAQDKQNKHTSYISAPWFDMYLSARDSVVLNFNPFMSFNPDPKTEYNNQLVRATNMVASAVRFMKTLRAGLLEPEVFHLNPAKSDTDSFKKLIRWVPSSLSWYGAFLVNAYPLDMSQYFRLFNATRIPKQGKDELFTDPKGRHLLVMRGGNMYVFDVMDRDGNLVKPAEIQAHLKHILSDPTPAAAHPLGLLTSENRDTWARLREKLLATGNGEVLGLVDSALFCLCLDDESMNDHIHISHNMLHGDGTNRWYDKSFSIIMAKCGNAAINFEHSWGDGVAVLRFQNEVFKDSTENPLVNPGSQPAAVDSASAVRRLQFNLDAELENGVIKAKENFHTAVSKLTIDAMQFMKGGKEQLKKKKLSPDAIAQLAFQMGFLRQYGQTVATYESCSTAAFRHGRTETIRPATIHTQRCAQAFVQQPGKHSVEQLIGMLSECSKYHGQLTKEAAMAQGFDRHLFAMKYLANSKGQALHSLYQDPAYAAINHNILSTSTLTSPAVNLGGFAPVVPDGFGVGYGVHDEWIGCNVSSYPERNVHEFLQCVHKSLEDIFSVLEGKPLS, translated from the exons GCTACCAGTTCCAAAACTGGAGGATACAATCAAAAGGTATCTGGCTGCTCAGCGGCCTCTTCTAGATGACGACCAGTTCAG TACCACAGAGAAACTGGCCCGTGACTTTGAGAATGGAGTGGGGAAACAAATGCATGAGGAGCTGGTAGCTCAAGACAAGCAGAACAAGCACACCAGTTACATATCGG CCCCATGGTTTGACATGTACCTGTCAGCGCGGGACTCCGTAGTGCTGAACTTCAACCCCTTTATGTCCTTCAACCCGGACCCCAAGACTGAGTACAACAACCAGCTAGTGCGAGCAACCAACATGGTGGCTTCCGCTGTGCGCTTCATGAAGACTCTCCGCGCTGGACTCCTGGAACCCGAGGTGTTCCACCTGAACCCAGCTAAGAGCGACACGGACAGCTTCAAGAAACTCATCCGCTGggtcccctcctccctgtcctg GTATGGAGCCTTCTTGGTGAATGCCTACCCTCTGGACATGTCTCAGTACTTCCGCCTCTTCAATGCGACCCGCATCCCCAAGCAAGGGAAAGATGAGCTCTTCACCGACCCAAAAGGACGCCACCTACTAGTTATGAGGGGAGGCAACATGTACGTGTTTGACGTGATGGACCGCGATGGGAACCTGGTTAAGCCAGCGGAGATCCAGGCCCACCTGAAGCACATCCTGTCGGACCCGACCCCGGCTGCGGCCCACCCCCTGGGGCTGCTGACCAGCGAGAACAGGGACACATGGGCCCGGCTGAGGGAGAAGCTCCTGGCCACTGGCAACGGAGAG GTGCTTGGTCTGGTGGACAGTgccctcttctgtctgtgcctgGACGACGAGAGCATGAACGACCACATCCACATCTCCCACAACATGCTGCACGGGGACGGCACCAACCGCTGGTATGACAAGTCCTTCAGTATCATCATGGCTAAATGCGGAAACGCCGCCATCAACTTTGAGCACTCGTGGGGCGACGGCGTGGCTGTTCTCCGCTTCCAGAACGAGGTGTTCAAGGATTCTACGGAGAACCCACTGGTGAACCCTGGCTCTCAGCCTGCAGCTGTGGACTCAGCCTCAGCCGTGAGGAGACTCCAGTTCAACCTAGACGCAGAGCTGGAGAACGGGGTCATCAAGGCCAAAGAGAACTTCCACACAGCTGTATCCAAGCTCACCATAGACGCCATGCAGTTCATGAAG GGCGGGAAGGAGCagttgaagaagaagaagctgaGTCCGGATGCCATTGCTCAGCTAGCGTTCCAGATGGGATTCCTGAGGCAGTATGGGCAGACGGTGGCCACATACGAGTCCTGCAGCACCGCAGCATTCAGACATGGTCGTACAGAGACCATCCGGCCtgctacaatacacacacagcgCTGTGCTCAGGCCTTCGTGCAACAGCCAGGAAAACACAGCGTTGAGCAACTGATAGGCATGCTCAGCGAATGCTCCAAATATCACGGGCAGCTCACCAAAGAGGCAGCTATGG CCCAAGGCTTTGACCGGCATCTGTTTGCCATGAAGTACTTGGCCAACTCAAAGGGCCAAGCCCTACACAGCCTGTACCAGGACCCAGCCTACGCCGCCATCAACCACAACATCCTCTCCACCAGCACCCTCACCAGCCCTGCTGTTAACCTGGGAGGCTTTGCCCCTGTGGTGCCCGATGGATTTGGGGTGGGCTACGGTGTCCATGATGAGTGGATCGGCTGCAATGTGTCTAGTTACCCAGAGCGTAATGTTCATGAGTTCCTGCAGTGTGTTCATAAGTCTCTGGAGGACATTTTCTCTGTTCTGGAAGGAAAGCCTCTCAGCTAA